The following are from one region of the Ochotona princeps isolate mOchPri1 chromosome 4, mOchPri1.hap1, whole genome shotgun sequence genome:
- the P2RY6 gene encoding P2Y purinoceptor 6 → MPFSGSTCLCPHRSQQAAMAWDNSTVQLPGLPPTTCVYQEDFKRLLLPLVYSAVLAAGLPLNACVIAQICMSRRALTRTAVYTLNLALADLLYACSLPLLIYNYAQGDHWPFGDLACRLVRFLFYANLHGSILFLTCISFQRYLGICHPLAPWHKRGGRRAAWLVCGAVWLVVMAQCLPTAVFAATGIQRNRTVCYDLSPPILATHYLPYGMALTVIGFLLPFAALLACYCRLAHRLCRQDDSTGPVARERRSKAARMAMVVAAVFVISFLPFHVTKTAYLAVRSTPSMPCPVLEAFAAAYKATRPLASANSVLDPILFYFTQKKFRQRPKELIQKLTVEWQRHGRGVH, encoded by the exons ATGCCCTTCTCAGGAAGTACATG CCTCTGCCCACATagaagccagcaggcagccatGGCGTGGGACAACAGCACAGTGCAGCTTCCGGGCTTGCCGCCCACCACCTGCGTCTACCAGGAAGACTTCAagcggctgctgctgccactggtgTACTCAGCAGTGCTGGCCGCAGGCCTGCCGCTGAATGCGTGCGTGATCGCCCAGATCTGCATGTCCCGCCGGGCACTGACCCGCACAGCCGTGTACACCCTCAACCTGGCCCTGGCCGACTTGCTGTacgcctgctccctgcccctgctCATCTACAACTACGCCCAAGGTGATCACTGGCCCTTCGGCGACCTGGCCTGCCGCCTCGTGCGTTTCCTCTTCTACGCCAACCTGCACGGCAGCATCCTCTTCCTCACCTGCATCAGCTTCCAGCGCTACCTGGGCATTTGCCACCCCCTGGCCCCCTGGCACAAGCGCGGGGGCCGCCGGGCTGCCTGGCTGGTGTGTGGTGCTGTGTGGTTGGTCGTgatggcccagtgcctgcccACAGCCGTCTTTGCCGCCACGGGCATCCAGAGGAACCGTACTGTCTGCTACGACCTGAGCCCACCCATCCTGGCCACCCACTACCTGCCCTATGGCATGGCCCTCACAGTCATTGGCTTCCTACTGCCCTTTGCCGCCCTGCTGGCCTGTTACTGTCGCCTGGCCCACCGCCTGTGCCGCCAAGATGACTCCACAGGGCCTGTGGCCCGGGAGCGAAGAAGCAAGGCGGCCCGAATGGCTATGGTGGTGGCAGCTGTCTTTGTTATCAGCttcttgcctttccatgtcaCTAAGACAGCCTACCTGGCGGTGCGCTCCACACCGAGCATGCCCTGCCCTGTGCTGGAGGCCTTTGCTGCTGCCTACAAGGCCACGCGGCCCTTGGCCAGCGCCAATAGTGTGCTAGACCCCATCCTCTTCTACttcacccagaagaagttccgcCAGCGGCCAAAGGAGCTAATCCAGAAACTCACAGTTGAGTGGCAGAGGCACGGCCGTGGCGTCCACTAG